Genomic DNA from Gimesia aquarii:
ACTCCAGCCAGCGATGGAAAACGCGTCTTTGCTACTTTTTCCAGTAACGATGTGGTGTGTCTCGACCTGGATGGAAATTTACTTTGGATACGTGGGTTGTCACATGATTATCCCAATGCCAGTAATAGTCTTGGCATGGCTTCTTCTCCCATTGTTGTCGGCGAAACCTTAATTGTACCTGTTGAAAATGATGATGATTCATTTACCACTGGACTCGACGTGAAGACGGGAATTGCGCGTTGGAAAATCAATCGTCCGCGTGTTGCGAATTGGACTTCACCGGCGATTTTGCAATCATCTCCAAATGCTGAGCCTGTTGTATTGCTCCAGTCAAGTGAGGGCGTCGATGGGATTTATCCTGAAACAGGCGAAACTGCCTGGCAGTATGAACAAGGCGCCGGTCGGATTCCTTCTACCACAGTAGGGGATAACATTCTGTATGTTCCCTCTAATGGTTTGACTGCATTAAGTCCCGGTTCTAGCAGTGATCCTCCTAAAGTGCTTTGGAAGGAACAAAAACTCTCTCCCGGTACTGCCAGCCCTCTTGTTTATCAAAATAATGTATTTACTGTGAATCGGGCAGGTGTATTAAACTGTGCCAATCCACAAACAGGCGATTTGGTTTGGCGACTGCGCTTGAAAGGTCCCTTTAGTGCCACACCGATTGCCGCTGCAAACCATCTTTATCTGGTCAATGAGAAAGGGTTGTTGCAAGTGGTACAATTGGGCACAGACAAAGGAGAAGTCACGGGAGACATCGATTTGAAAGAAACGATTCTGGCTACTCCAGCGATTGCCAATAACTCGCTATTTATCCGCAGTGATAAACACCTTTGGAAAATTTCTTCTAAATAACAAGTATCTTCTCTCCAGAGGGTCGACTGAGAAAAGGAACGATTTGTGTCACAATTGCTGGCTGTCGGATTAGGTGGATTCGTCGGAGCTGTTGCGCGATATAGCATTACGGAATTTTTAGCAAAGAAATTTCCGGGAAGCTTTCCTGTAGGAACCCTTGTTGTAAATGTAGCAGGTTGTCTTGTGATTGGCATTTTGATGGCCATCGTGACTCATAAACAACAAGTTCATCCTTCGATTCGACTGCACGAACATGTCAGCCTATTTTTGATTTCGGGTTTCTTGGGCTCGTTAACTACTTTTTCGACTTTTGGATATCACACAGTAAGTCTGTTAAGAAATTCCGAAGTGAATCATGCTTTTCTCAATATCACGGGAAATTTAATCGTCGGTCTCTTTGCGGTCTGGCTGGGTTGGTCTTCGGTCGTCTTCTGGTTGGAAAAGTAGTCTACACTTAGCTTAATTGCGTCTCTTGCTACTCTGAGTTCTTGGATTTGTCTGAGTTGACTGTGTTTCCTAATCTCTCAGTGGCTCTTTATAATTGTTAAGATTTTCTGATTATAACAATTAAGATGCAGGAGAATTCTGACCGATAACAAAACCATACGGGGGGAATTCTGCCTGACCTTCTCGTCAGGCGGAATTATTTTTTAGATTCCCTAACTCCATAAATAGCAGGGAGTATCCCCCGAAATGTCCTATTGGCTTCGACCTCTGCGTTTTCTCGCTAGTGCTCTCAGTGGTGCATGTTCTACCCATCAATTAGCACTCGGGTTCAGTATGGGAATGGTAATTGGCCTCGTCCCCAAAGAGAATTTGACAGCAGTCATTTTGCTCTTCATCCTGGCTGGATCAAAAGTCAATCTCTGCTCTGCATCATTATCAACAGTTCTTTTTTCCTGGCTGGCTTTAGTACTCGACCCACTGAGTCATCTGATTGGACGCAGCGTTCTTCTGGCTGAACCATTACAGGATTTTTGGCACTCATTTTATGAAGTACCTCTGATGCCTTGGACAGACTTCAATAATACCATTGTGATGGGCAGTCTGATTCTGGGACTTTTCTTATTCTATCCCACTTATCGCATTTCGAAGCCTCAGTTTGAAAAATATACTCCGTTGGTTTCTCAGAAATTAAAGAAATATCGAATCGTTCAAATTCTCTGGGGCACTGAAATCAGTGCGATTACGGGGGAAGTCGCATGAGATGGAATTACTTGCTACCTCGTTTCACAATTGCTGCCATAATCTGGTTCTTTTTTGCTTTTGCATTCGATCCTCTTGTACGAAGTAGTCTGGTCAGTTTGGGACAAAAGGTAACTGGTACGAAAGTAGATGTCTTCGGTTTACAAACAGGTTTCTTTCCTCCTTCAATCAAAACGGGCCCGGTTACGATCGCCAGTCATTCTAACGAACAACGCAACCTTGTTCGATTCGATCAGATCGAAATGAAACTTGCCGGCAAGCCACTTATGCATCGAAACCTGATCGTCGAAGAAGTGACAGTCTCTGGTATGGAGTTTGACGCGCCTCGAACGACATCAGGAAAACTCTCAGAGACGACACCAGGCCAGTCGGAAACCAGATTCCATTTTGACACTAATCCGTTTCGTAAAACTTCAAAAGAACTGGGGAAATCCTGGTTGAGTAGTCTGACGAGTTCACTCACCGAACAACTGGACCCCAATCGCCTGGAAACAGTGCGCGTTTCCAAAATCGTTCAACAAGAATGGAAACAACGTTTTTCACAATACGAAACACGGCTTCAACAGATTAAGCTGGAAGCGGATTCGGTACAAAATAAAGTAAAAACTGCAGGTGGCAAGACGTTAAATAAAATCAAGACTTATGCCCAATCAGCCGAGCGAGTGGATCAACTTATCAAGGAAGGCAAGCAAATTCGCAATGAGTTGAAATTGCTTCCTCAAATTGCACAGCAGGATTACCAACGTATTGAAGAAGCGAAAGAGCGAGATCTGACAAACCTTGATCAGATGTTGGAGTCTATTTCACCCGATCCACACAAGATCTTACATGCATTACTCGGTGAGGAATTATCCCGGCAACTAAATCAAGTATCGGGTTGGTCGAATATGATTCTCCAAACCGTCAGAACTCTGCAGGATGAACAGGAACCAGATCGCTCTCAGGGAGAATGGATTGATTTTCGACGTGATACCAGTTTACCACAAGTTCTGTTTAAAAAAATTCGACTAACAGGTGCTGTGCGAGTGAATCAACAGAAATATTCATTTGTTGGAATGATCAAAGACCTTTCCTGCTCTCCAAAACTATATCAAGAACCAATCACAATCCAGGCACAGATCGAGGCCGAAGCCAATATCAAAATGGCAGGAGATCTTAAGTTTTATCAAGAATCACCCACACACGAATTTGTTGTGTTAGTCAAACTTCCTCATCAGAAAAAGATCACTCTCGAAAATTCAGAAACGCTTTCACTTTTTCTGATTGCGGATCAGACAGAATGTAAATCCCACATTTCATTTAGAGAAGAGGACTTCCAATGTCGTCTGGAATTTAAACAGACGCCGGTTCGTTTTCAGCTTTCCAGTCCCAAAACCAACCATCAGGCAATAAGGAGCATCCTGGAACATTCTTTAGCTTCCATCGATTCTATTTCTGCTACGTTGAATTATTCTGGTTCTTATGAAAATCCAGAATTGAAAATTGAGTCTGAGTTAGGGCAGAAAATCGCCGAAGGTTTGAATATGGCGTTAGAAGCTGAATTCAATCGACAAAAGCAAGAAAAGGCACTGAAAATTGAGCACTTAGCGAGTCAGGAACGAGAGAAACTGATCCAAAAACTCAATGGACAATATTCTGAAATCATCGCTCATTTGGAAGAGCAGGAATCGAAAGTGCAAGCCGTCATCCAAAAAGTATCAAATCGTCCTTTGGATATCCGCCAGCTGCTGCGTTAAGCGAACTGCTCATTTGCTCAAGCATTTTCACATCTCCGCAAAAAGTGGCTATGGTTGCGCTGGTTCCCATAAATTCCCCTTGATTTCTCTCTGATTCTGATATTATTAATGATAGCAGGAATGGAGTGCGATGCAGGATGCCTTTATTCGCCTTATTTATTGCCTTATCTGGCTGCACCTCTCCAGCTCGCTTTTCGTGATTGTTTTATTCATTTCTCGAATCGTCCGGTTCTTTTGTTCGATGAACTCCGGTTCACATTTGATTCATAACAATAATTGATGCGAAACTTAGGATTATTGAGTTATATACTCGAGAAAGACTTGACTTAAACAATATTCAATACAAAACTCATTTAAAGAGATCAACATTCAAACATACGTATCTTGAAGGGTCTGTTGCGTGTATTTGATGAATAGTCTGTAATCTATCCAGTCTGGAGTTTTTTATGACTATCGTGGCAGTAAATGCTCATGCCCCCATCTCTTCAGGAGAAATACCCACGACAGACCCAAGACGTGCGATTGACGTAGACCAGAAGCAGCAACAAGTTTTCGAACTTCTGGAAAAGAATCAGCTTGATGCGTTACTCTTGCAGTTGCCTGATAATATTTCCTGGTTTACAACAGGCGCAGATTTATCCCGTCCTGGCTCGACTGAGAGTATCGCAGCGGTATTTGTTACTTCAGATGCAAGGCTAGTCGCCTGCAATAATGTGGATGCCGATCAAATTTTTGATCGCGCAATTCCCGGCCTAGGTTTCCAGGTAAAATCCAGACCATGGTATGAGCCCTTATCGAAATTAATAAATGACCTTTGTAAGGGAAGAAAAGTCGCCAGCGATACGGGAATCGATCAGACATTGAATATTTCTGAGCAATTAAAATCCCTGCGGTTTCCGTTTACTGAGCTGGAAGGCGAGCGCATTCGCGAAGTGGGGAAACTGGTTGCACATGCAGTGGAGGCGACGGCGAGAAGTGTGGAACGCGGTGCTACAGAACAGGAAATCGCCGGTTCGCTCTCTCATCGACTACTAAAACGTGGTGTCACTCCCAAACGCTTGCAGGTCATGGCTGATGGCCAAAGTATTCGTTATCGTCATTGGGGCTTTGGTGAAGATCGCCTGGAGCGATATTGTATTATCTCTGCCGTTGGTTCTCAAAATGGCTTACATGCCGCAGCGACAAGAACTGTTTCATTGGGAAAGCCGCCATCCAGCTTTATCAAGTCGCATCATCTGGCGTTATTAATGCAAGCGACCGGCATGTATTTTTCCAAACCCGATTGGGCATTATTTGATACTTGGAAACGAGTAAAGCGAATCTATGAAAAATATGACTGTCCCGATGAATGGCAGCACGCCGATCAGGCAGATATTATTGGATATTTGCCTGCAGAAACATCGATTCTCCTTAATAGCGAGTTTAAATTGAAAACTGGCACGGCTGCGTTCTGGCATCCTTCAGTAGGGCCGGCGATGACCGGGGATACGATTCTTGTTGAAGAGGATAATACCATCCTGATAACGCCGATGGAGCAATGGCCGACCGCAAAAATTATGGTGAAAGAACATCAAATTGCTTTGCCTGATATTTTGATCCTGCCAGACTAATTCAAAATGTGAAATCCGTTACCGACTGGAACTGGAAAACATCAGAGTTTATTTCATACTCACCATTTCTCACTTGTCAATTCTTCCTGGTTGAACCAAGATAAGTCAAGCCGGGTCGGCAAAGGAAATCGTTTGGCATGCTTTAATTACATGTTTTCACCATAACTCACTTTGATGTGATACTGTTTTAATGGTTGCTTCTGATCCCCCAGATAATTCCAGCTCTCTCACTCAAACCCCCGTATTGGACGTGTTCCCGGAACGCTTAGAACTATCAGAAGATGTTTCTCGTCTCCGTCGAAGGAGAACAGCCAGACTCATCAAAGTTTCCTGGATGGGGATTTCTGTTCGTTTGTTTGTAATTGTCATGGAGTTTACGGGGCTTTGGTTTCTGGGGCATTCTGTTCTACTCGTAGATGCACTGGCGAGTAGTGCCGATGTTTTGACATCATTCGCTATTTTATTCGCGATTCGTCTAGCAGAGCGCCCACCTGATGATGATCATCCTTTTGGTCATGGTCGCTATGAACCTCTGGCAGGCTTTCAATTAGGCTTGCTGATTCTAGTGGTGGGGGCAGGCACTTTTGCCTATCAATTGTTCGCCGCAATCAGTCATGCCCAATCTGAAATTATAGGCTGGGTCAGTTGGATGATTCCCTTGTTTGCCGCGATTTTGCTGGAGATCACTTGTCGTGTTGTTTTGAAAATGGCGAAACAGGAAAAAAGCTCAGCGATGATAGCAGAAGCATATCACTATCGTGTTGATGCGATTACGAGTCTGGTGGCTGCCTTCGGTTTGGTTATCGCCAGCCAGATTTCTGAGTATGGCCATTTAATTGATCATCTCACTGCGATGATTCTTGCAGTCATCATGATTTATTTGGGGTGGATTGCTGCCAGAGAAAATCTTAATGAACTGACAGACAAGATTCCTCATCAAAATTATTTCGATCAGGTCAAGCTATCAGCATTAAAAGTAGAAGGTGTTCTAGATGTGGAAAAGGTGAGAATCCAGGCAGCAGGACCTGATGCACATGTAGATATAGATATCGAAGTCAATCCTAACGAAACGGTCGCTGAAGCTCACTTAATGGCACAACGAGTACGCCACCAGATCCAACTCGATTGGCCTAATGTGAGAGAAGTAGTTGTACACGTAGAGCCCTATTACGAAGCAGATCATTAGCCCTGTCTTGCGAGGCTTCCGAATCGCAACTCAATTAGAACCGAATGATTACATCGCCACCAAGTAAGACCTGATAGTCAGCCTGGAAGTTACGGTAGGGGCCTTGTACGTTCAATAAAGGGGAACTTGTGTCAGACCAGTCAAATCGTAACTCTGGACGAACTGTGACACATGGGTGAGGTTTCCAGTTCGCTCCCACAGTTAGTTCAAAGTAGTTGCCACCCGATGCAAACGGGGGAGCTAACTGTACGACGCGAGAGAAATCCTGATCACGGAACCATTCAAATCGGGCTCCCCATGCTAATGTATCAGATACATCATAATACAGGTATTGATTAATTGAATACCATTTCGCAGGGACCACTTGAAATTGATTATTGATTGCGCCATTGTCCTGGATTCCGAAGTCACTCTGGAACACATAGGTCAGGCAGTCGTTGAATTGGTGTGACAAAACAAAGCTGATTATTGTACGGTTCGCACTGGCATCGACATTGGTGTCCTGATCACCGGAAGATAAGGCGAGATTCACGTTTGTTGCCTGATCACTGCTGACCCAGCCAATCCCCGCCAGTAATTCCGCATCATCGTTAGGATCTTCCCAGGCATCCCAACCTCGGGCGATACCAGCCAGCAATTGGAGTTGATCGCTTACCTGGAATGTCGACAAAATGCCGGTGTGGGTAAATGGCTCGCCATACTGCATGGAATAAGAATGTGAATAAAAGAAGTTGTCGGGTGCGGTTACTTTTTCATATCCAATTGGCGTATAGAAGTGCCCCGCTTTAATGCTCACACCCGAAAGCCAGGGAATATAAAGTTCTGCATACAATTGGGGAAGTGCGACACCATACATGGCAAATGTATTGCCACCGCTACGTCGTGGACCATTAGCGCTATTCCAGTGAGCAGAGCCATCACTGTTCGTTTCGAGCCCGATTGCGGTAGTGAAGAAATAGTCGGTACCATAAAGGATGTCGGCGCGGAAACCCCAATCCAGTTCATCCCCTCCAAAGTCAACTTCACGTTCCATAAACAGATAAAGCTGGTTCATCTGATATTCGTTGGAGCGGTCATTAAAAGTGACAGGTAGATTGAAATTGTTTGATGGTTTCTGAAAGTTGCCTGTAAATCCCTGGTCGAGCCAGCCACCTACTCTGATTCTCTGAGAATTCATCGAAGGGTATAGTGGTGAACGACTCATAAGGAACTGCTCGAGGAAATTACAGCACTGGCATTCCGGCAGGCATAATTCATCAACACAACAGGTTCCAGCTTCATCAGTGGTGTCGCAGCTTGTGTCAACATAGTCTAATGACACAGGTTGGTATACGCTTTGATCTTCTTCGAACTCAAACGCAGAGTCATAAGAGAACGCATTCTCTAGTTGATTTTGCTGTCCGAAAACGACTCCTGGCATACATATAATGACGCCAAACACAATCCATTG
This window encodes:
- a CDS encoding outer membrane protein assembly factor BamB family protein codes for the protein MKYESIKFLIPLIAVCLSCGADWPQFRGPLTNNVAISETPPAKVDQENIAWTAELEGRGASGPIVVGDKVFITSTTGFKQDQLHVLCFDANSGKRLWERQFWATGRTQCHKKMSVATPTPASDGKRVFATFSSNDVVCLDLDGNLLWIRGLSHDYPNASNSLGMASSPIVVGETLIVPVENDDDSFTTGLDVKTGIARWKINRPRVANWTSPAILQSSPNAEPVVLLQSSEGVDGIYPETGETAWQYEQGAGRIPSTTVGDNILYVPSNGLTALSPGSSSDPPKVLWKEQKLSPGTASPLVYQNNVFTVNRAGVLNCANPQTGDLVWRLRLKGPFSATPIAAANHLYLVNEKGLLQVVQLGTDKGEVTGDIDLKETILATPAIANNSLFIRSDKHLWKISSK
- the crcB gene encoding fluoride efflux transporter CrcB, whose amino-acid sequence is MSQLLAVGLGGFVGAVARYSITEFLAKKFPGSFPVGTLVVNVAGCLVIGILMAIVTHKQQVHPSIRLHEHVSLFLISGFLGSLTTFSTFGYHTVSLLRNSEVNHAFLNITGNLIVGLFAVWLGWSSVVFWLEK
- a CDS encoding TIGR03546 family protein, coding for MSYWLRPLRFLASALSGACSTHQLALGFSMGMVIGLVPKENLTAVILLFILAGSKVNLCSASLSTVLFSWLALVLDPLSHLIGRSVLLAEPLQDFWHSFYEVPLMPWTDFNNTIVMGSLILGLFLFYPTYRISKPQFEKYTPLVSQKLKKYRIVQILWGTEISAITGEVA
- a CDS encoding TIGR03545 family protein — its product is MRWNYLLPRFTIAAIIWFFFAFAFDPLVRSSLVSLGQKVTGTKVDVFGLQTGFFPPSIKTGPVTIASHSNEQRNLVRFDQIEMKLAGKPLMHRNLIVEEVTVSGMEFDAPRTTSGKLSETTPGQSETRFHFDTNPFRKTSKELGKSWLSSLTSSLTEQLDPNRLETVRVSKIVQQEWKQRFSQYETRLQQIKLEADSVQNKVKTAGGKTLNKIKTYAQSAERVDQLIKEGKQIRNELKLLPQIAQQDYQRIEEAKERDLTNLDQMLESISPDPHKILHALLGEELSRQLNQVSGWSNMILQTVRTLQDEQEPDRSQGEWIDFRRDTSLPQVLFKKIRLTGAVRVNQQKYSFVGMIKDLSCSPKLYQEPITIQAQIEAEANIKMAGDLKFYQESPTHEFVVLVKLPHQKKITLENSETLSLFLIADQTECKSHISFREEDFQCRLEFKQTPVRFQLSSPKTNHQAIRSILEHSLASIDSISATLNYSGSYENPELKIESELGQKIAEGLNMALEAEFNRQKQEKALKIEHLASQEREKLIQKLNGQYSEIIAHLEEQESKVQAVIQKVSNRPLDIRQLLR
- a CDS encoding M24 family metallopeptidase, whose amino-acid sequence is MTIVAVNAHAPISSGEIPTTDPRRAIDVDQKQQQVFELLEKNQLDALLLQLPDNISWFTTGADLSRPGSTESIAAVFVTSDARLVACNNVDADQIFDRAIPGLGFQVKSRPWYEPLSKLINDLCKGRKVASDTGIDQTLNISEQLKSLRFPFTELEGERIREVGKLVAHAVEATARSVERGATEQEIAGSLSHRLLKRGVTPKRLQVMADGQSIRYRHWGFGEDRLERYCIISAVGSQNGLHAAATRTVSLGKPPSSFIKSHHLALLMQATGMYFSKPDWALFDTWKRVKRIYEKYDCPDEWQHADQADIIGYLPAETSILLNSEFKLKTGTAAFWHPSVGPAMTGDTILVEEDNTILITPMEQWPTAKIMVKEHQIALPDILILPD
- a CDS encoding cation diffusion facilitator family transporter, whose translation is MVASDPPDNSSSLTQTPVLDVFPERLELSEDVSRLRRRRTARLIKVSWMGISVRLFVIVMEFTGLWFLGHSVLLVDALASSADVLTSFAILFAIRLAERPPDDDHPFGHGRYEPLAGFQLGLLILVVGAGTFAYQLFAAISHAQSEIIGWVSWMIPLFAAILLEITCRVVLKMAKQEKSSAMIAEAYHYRVDAITSLVAAFGLVIASQISEYGHLIDHLTAMILAVIMIYLGWIAARENLNELTDKIPHQNYFDQVKLSALKVEGVLDVEKVRIQAAGPDAHVDIDIEVNPNETVAEAHLMAQRVRHQIQLDWPNVREVVVHVEPYYEADH
- a CDS encoding porin, whose protein sequence is MRIKKYSQWIVFGVIICMPGVVFGQQNQLENAFSYDSAFEFEEDQSVYQPVSLDYVDTSCDTTDEAGTCCVDELCLPECQCCNFLEQFLMSRSPLYPSMNSQRIRVGGWLDQGFTGNFQKPSNNFNLPVTFNDRSNEYQMNQLYLFMEREVDFGGDELDWGFRADILYGTDYFFTTAIGLETNSDGSAHWNSANGPRRSGGNTFAMYGVALPQLYAELYIPWLSGVSIKAGHFYTPIGYEKVTAPDNFFYSHSYSMQYGEPFTHTGILSTFQVSDQLQLLAGIARGWDAWEDPNDDAELLAGIGWVSSDQATNVNLALSSGDQDTNVDASANRTIISFVLSHQFNDCLTYVFQSDFGIQDNGAINNQFQVVPAKWYSINQYLYYDVSDTLAWGARFEWFRDQDFSRVVQLAPPFASGGNYFELTVGANWKPHPCVTVRPELRFDWSDTSSPLLNVQGPYRNFQADYQVLLGGDVIIRF